One Tunturibacter gelidoferens genomic region harbors:
- a CDS encoding PAS domain-containing sensor histidine kinase, with product MTVSAPAPTARAKTLITGNSEMADRIRAHEWSSTPLGPIEDWSETLVTTVNLMLHSPFPTILSWGPEMVFLYNDAAIPTLMGKHPSALGGLYRDVFPEAWDLVSADLNACLYQGLTAVRDNMFIPIFLDGVLEDHYWSYSLIPVYENARIVGIYDAYRNTTDIVMGARKLRESETKLKLATEVAKLGVFMWDTLEDSGIWENDQMYEIFGRTREEGPINGSAFINEVVHPDFRQSFREATESTLQNGTPFQFEGMICRPDKTLRWIEVCGQLQPKMHGSAGQILGTVRDITEVRSGQEAVRNSSKRLSELAAIVESSDDVIVSKDLNGIITSWNAAATRVFGYSADEIVGSSILRLIPEHLHSDEKTIIASIRSGKRVEHFETVRLTKGGRLVEVSLTVSPIRDEHGRVIGASKILRDISGRKRIEESLLQAEKIAATGRMAATIAHEINNPLESVMNLLYLLRPMITDPSGINYLSSAEDELGRVAHIAKQTLGYYREHASASNASLKEIALHAITIYEPRCKASSIEIRTALDSSAKIVLRRGEMMQVISNLIANSIYAMPAGGVLSVSVEDAKRSTDGMILTVQDDGVGIAPEHLPRVFDAFFTTRSTVGTGIGLFVAKQFVEGHGGQIEIESSDAPENHGTTIRIFLPKVTAYHD from the coding sequence ATGACTGTAAGTGCACCCGCTCCGACAGCACGAGCGAAGACCCTGATTACCGGAAACAGCGAGATGGCCGATCGCATTCGAGCCCACGAATGGAGCTCGACACCCCTGGGGCCCATCGAAGACTGGTCCGAGACCCTCGTCACCACCGTAAATCTCATGTTGCATTCGCCATTTCCAACCATCCTCTCCTGGGGGCCGGAGATGGTGTTTCTGTACAACGATGCGGCCATCCCCACCCTGATGGGAAAGCACCCCAGCGCGCTCGGCGGTCTATACCGCGATGTCTTCCCGGAGGCCTGGGATCTGGTCAGTGCCGATCTGAATGCCTGTCTCTACCAAGGCCTGACAGCGGTACGAGACAACATGTTCATCCCGATCTTCCTGGATGGAGTTCTGGAGGACCATTATTGGAGCTATTCACTCATCCCGGTCTATGAAAACGCCAGGATCGTAGGCATCTACGATGCTTACCGCAACACGACCGACATCGTGATGGGAGCTCGCAAACTTCGCGAAAGCGAGACAAAGCTGAAGCTGGCAACAGAGGTTGCGAAGCTTGGAGTGTTCATGTGGGACACCCTTGAAGATAGTGGAATCTGGGAAAATGACCAGATGTACGAGATCTTCGGGCGGACGCGCGAAGAAGGCCCCATCAACGGCTCCGCGTTCATCAACGAGGTCGTGCATCCCGACTTCCGCCAATCCTTTCGAGAGGCTACCGAATCAACCCTGCAAAATGGCACACCGTTCCAGTTCGAAGGAATGATCTGTCGTCCCGATAAGACTCTGCGTTGGATCGAGGTCTGTGGGCAACTTCAGCCAAAGATGCATGGTTCTGCCGGACAGATCCTCGGCACTGTTCGGGACATCACGGAAGTCAGAAGCGGCCAGGAAGCGGTACGGAATAGTTCCAAGCGCCTTTCTGAACTCGCGGCCATCGTTGAATCCTCCGACGACGTCATCGTGAGCAAAGATCTCAATGGCATCATCACCAGCTGGAACGCGGCGGCCACCCGCGTCTTCGGCTACTCGGCAGACGAGATAGTCGGCTCGTCGATTCTCAGGCTCATTCCGGAGCACCTCCACTCCGACGAAAAGACCATCATCGCAAGCATTCGCTCCGGAAAGCGGGTCGAACACTTCGAGACTGTGCGCCTTACCAAGGGCGGTCGACTGGTCGAGGTCTCGCTTACGGTGTCTCCCATCAGGGACGAGCACGGACGAGTCATTGGGGCCTCCAAGATTCTCCGCGATATCTCAGGACGCAAACGCATCGAAGAGTCCCTATTGCAGGCAGAGAAAATCGCTGCGACAGGCCGCATGGCCGCGACGATCGCCCACGAGATTAATAATCCCCTTGAATCGGTGATGAATCTGCTCTACCTTCTCCGCCCCATGATCACCGACCCCTCGGGCATCAACTACCTCAGCTCTGCGGAAGATGAGCTAGGCCGCGTCGCCCACATCGCCAAGCAGACGCTAGGCTACTACCGGGAACACGCTTCGGCCAGCAATGCCTCGCTCAAAGAGATTGCCCTCCACGCGATTACGATCTACGAGCCACGATGTAAAGCTTCCAGCATTGAGATCAGGACCGCGCTCGATTCGTCGGCCAAAATTGTGTTGCGCCGCGGCGAAATGATGCAGGTGATCTCGAACCTGATCGCCAACTCGATCTACGCTATGCCGGCAGGCGGCGTTCTCTCCGTCTCCGTCGAGGACGCGAAGCGTTCCACGGATGGGATGATCCTGACCGTCCAGGATGATGGCGTGGGGATCGCACCCGAGCATCTGCCCAGGGTGTTCGACGCCTTCTTCACCACTCGCAGCACCGTGGGTACCGGCATTGGATTGTTTGTGGCTAAGCAGTTTGTCGAAGGTCACGGTGGTCAGATCGAGATCGAAAGCAGCGATGCCCCGGAGAACCACGGCACGACGATCCGTATCTTTCTGCCGAAGGTCACTGCCTACCACGACTAG
- a CDS encoding energy transducer TonB: MRTVWALLPFFLAPVSVTLEAQSMPSVVPPRLISMPAPDCRAGKACHHTHGQVRLIVDVLEDGKVGDIRVELGDSTLAEAATAAVQQAEFAAGYYLGKPQSMDVVLNFKF, encoded by the coding sequence ATGCGTACAGTCTGGGCCCTCTTGCCGTTTTTTCTCGCACCAGTGTCTGTGACGCTGGAGGCTCAGAGCATGCCCTCGGTCGTCCCTCCCCGGCTGATCAGCATGCCAGCTCCGGATTGCAGGGCAGGGAAGGCCTGCCACCACACTCACGGCCAGGTGCGGTTGATCGTCGATGTCCTCGAGGACGGCAAAGTGGGCGACATCAGGGTAGAACTCGGCGACTCCACTTTGGCCGAGGCCGCCACCGCGGCTGTTCAACAGGCGGAATTCGCAGCAGGGTACTACCTCGGCAAGCCTCAAAGTATGGATGTCGTCCTGAACTTCAAGTTCTAG
- a CDS encoding LLM class flavin-dependent oxidoreductase, translated as MRYGFWLPVFGGWLRNVEDEKMVASWEYVRDLAKRAETIGYDLTLIAELNLNDIKGVDAPSLDAWSTTAALAAVTERLELMVAVRPTFHNPALLAKQAASIDQMSHGRLTLNVVSSWWKDEATKYGVHFDEHDDRYARTSEWLDVVDGCWKTQGFSYKGNYYDVRENVLSPKPVSKPRPTLYAGGESETAKNLIAAKCDAYLMHGDAPEAVGKKIADMRERREKLGLGPMTFGVAGYAVVRDSEAEALREVERITNVKQSARGYANYEQWVTGSNLQTEISLKDYSVSNRGLRCGFVGTPEQVSERMEEFAAVGVDLVLLQSSPQAEEMERFGAQVIRGKAEAAV; from the coding sequence ATGCGATACGGCTTCTGGTTGCCGGTGTTTGGGGGTTGGCTGCGCAACGTCGAGGACGAGAAGATGGTTGCGAGCTGGGAGTACGTGCGGGACCTGGCGAAGAGGGCGGAGACGATTGGCTATGATCTGACGCTGATCGCAGAGTTGAATTTGAATGACATCAAGGGTGTGGATGCTCCTTCGCTCGATGCGTGGTCGACGACGGCGGCGCTGGCTGCGGTGACGGAGAGGCTGGAGCTGATGGTGGCGGTGCGGCCTACGTTTCATAATCCGGCGCTGCTGGCGAAGCAGGCGGCTTCGATCGATCAGATGTCGCATGGGCGGTTGACGCTGAATGTGGTTTCGAGCTGGTGGAAGGATGAGGCGACGAAGTACGGCGTTCACTTCGATGAGCATGACGACAGGTATGCTCGGACTTCGGAGTGGCTCGATGTGGTGGATGGATGTTGGAAGACGCAGGGGTTTTCTTACAAAGGCAACTACTACGACGTGCGGGAGAATGTGCTTTCGCCGAAGCCGGTGAGCAAGCCTCGGCCTACGCTGTATGCGGGTGGGGAGTCGGAGACGGCGAAGAATCTGATTGCGGCGAAGTGCGATGCGTACCTGATGCATGGCGATGCGCCTGAGGCTGTGGGTAAGAAGATTGCCGATATGCGGGAGCGGCGGGAGAAGCTTGGGCTGGGGCCGATGACGTTTGGCGTGGCGGGGTATGCGGTGGTGCGGGACTCGGAGGCTGAGGCCCTGCGCGAGGTGGAGCGGATTACGAATGTGAAGCAGTCGGCGCGCGGGTATGCGAACTATGAGCAGTGGGTAACGGGGTCGAATCTGCAGACGGAGATCTCGTTGAAGGACTACTCAGTCTCGAATCGCGGGCTGCGATGCGGGTTTGTGGGAACGCCGGAGCAGGTGTCGGAGCGGATGGAGGAGTTTGCGGCGGTGGGGGTGGATCTGGTGCTGCTGCAGTCGAGTCCGCAGGCGGAGGAGATGGAGCGGTTTGGGGCTCAGGTGATCCGCGGCAAGGCAGAGGCGGCGGTTTAG
- a CDS encoding glycosyltransferase: MPKYSIVVPFHNEEENVTTLYDRLKAVMEHVNDTFELVFVDDGSRDRTYRLLEEIAAVDSRVLVIKLRRNFGQTSALAAGFDHAQGDFILAMDGDLQHDPEEIPGFLAKLEEGYDVVSGWRSQRGDNFILRRIPSRAANWLMAALSGVDIHDFGTTFKAYRREVIQNIPLYGEMHRFIPALASWYGASICEIPISNPAREFGESHYGISRTFRVFFDLLTIRFLLRYMTRPLHFFGTIGAFGMVAGFGMAAWLLILKIVTGQHIMSIHGPLFVIAGILILAGIQMMGIGLLGELQVRHFHTAAHRAPYAVDRILRLRSEESLIQ; this comes from the coding sequence GTGCCGAAATATTCAATCGTCGTCCCCTTCCATAACGAGGAAGAGAATGTCACAACACTCTACGACCGCCTGAAGGCTGTCATGGAGCACGTCAACGACACCTTCGAGCTGGTCTTCGTCGACGATGGCTCACGCGACCGCACCTACCGGCTGCTGGAGGAGATCGCTGCCGTAGACAGCCGTGTCCTGGTTATCAAGCTCCGCCGCAACTTCGGTCAGACCTCCGCTCTCGCAGCCGGCTTCGATCACGCCCAGGGAGACTTCATCCTCGCCATGGACGGCGACCTTCAGCACGATCCCGAAGAGATTCCCGGCTTTCTGGCCAAGCTCGAAGAAGGTTACGACGTCGTGAGTGGCTGGCGCTCCCAGCGCGGCGACAACTTCATCCTGCGTCGTATCCCCTCTCGTGCCGCGAACTGGCTCATGGCCGCACTCAGCGGCGTGGACATCCACGACTTCGGCACCACCTTCAAGGCCTACCGCCGCGAGGTCATCCAGAACATCCCACTCTACGGCGAGATGCATCGCTTCATCCCTGCCCTAGCCTCGTGGTATGGGGCAAGCATCTGCGAGATTCCCATCTCCAACCCGGCCCGCGAGTTTGGCGAGAGCCACTACGGCATCTCGCGCACCTTCCGCGTCTTCTTCGACCTCCTCACCATCCGCTTCCTGCTCCGCTACATGACGCGTCCGCTTCACTTCTTCGGAACCATCGGAGCATTCGGGATGGTGGCCGGCTTCGGCATGGCCGCCTGGCTTCTCATCCTCAAGATCGTTACCGGCCAGCACATCATGAGCATCCATGGCCCGCTCTTCGTCATCGCAGGCATTCTCATCCTCGCCGGAATCCAGATGATGGGCATTGGTCTGCTCGGAGAGCTTCAGGTAAGGCACTTCCACACAGCCGCTCATCGCGCACCCTATGCGGTAGACCGCATCCTCCGCCTGCGCTCCGAGGAAAGCCTCATTCAGTAA
- a CDS encoding DeoR/GlpR family DNA-binding transcription regulator — MAQKTQDRANQILHLLLQKGQSCVEDLAVTIDASPASVRRDLIKLAQRGLVNRTHGSVELAGKMTYEPFRFDAAFPLREERFSNEKRRIAIAAAEMVNEGDTIALSPGTTTTQVARSLRHREGIHIVTNAVNIGMEFSSLPNARVTLTGGSIRWPGAFSMVGATAFDSLQRLFFDKVFMGACGIHPDHGLTVIESDEALVLGEMVKHARQVIAVADASKLGIFTSVKVCATSDLHTIITDDSVDPELVEAFQRKQVRVIIV, encoded by the coding sequence ATGGCCCAGAAGACTCAGGATCGCGCGAACCAAATACTCCATCTCCTGCTACAGAAAGGCCAGAGCTGCGTTGAGGATCTGGCAGTTACGATCGACGCCTCGCCGGCCAGCGTCCGGCGGGACCTCATCAAACTCGCCCAGCGCGGTCTCGTAAACCGCACCCACGGCAGCGTCGAACTGGCCGGAAAGATGACCTACGAGCCCTTCCGGTTCGATGCCGCCTTTCCATTGCGCGAAGAGCGTTTCTCCAACGAGAAGCGTCGCATCGCCATCGCCGCGGCCGAGATGGTCAACGAGGGCGACACCATCGCGCTCTCGCCCGGCACCACCACCACCCAGGTAGCCCGCAGCCTCCGGCATCGCGAGGGCATCCACATCGTCACCAACGCGGTCAATATCGGGATGGAGTTCTCCAGTCTCCCGAACGCTCGTGTCACCCTCACCGGCGGCTCCATTCGCTGGCCCGGAGCATTCTCGATGGTCGGCGCAACCGCCTTCGACTCGCTGCAGCGGCTCTTCTTCGACAAGGTCTTCATGGGAGCCTGCGGAATTCACCCCGACCACGGCCTTACTGTCATCGAATCCGACGAAGCGCTGGTTCTCGGAGAGATGGTCAAGCACGCCCGGCAGGTCATTGCTGTCGCGGATGCAAGCAAACTCGGCATCTTCACCTCGGTCAAAGTCTGCGCCACCAGCGATCTCCATACCATCATCACCGACGATAGCGTCGACCCCGAGCTGGTCGAGGCCTTTCAGCGGAAGCAGGTCCGGGTGATCATCGTCTAG
- the bla gene encoding subclass B3 metallo-beta-lactamase yields the protein MLLRSLLLTFVFVCGLFAQDDPDWTTPHAPFRVAGNVYYVGSKDLASYLITTSQGHILINSNLESSVAQIKKSVEALGFKFSDVKILLISHAHRDHCAGSKLLKELTGAKYMVMDRDVPVVESGGKADFQYGKGSSNWYPAAKVDRVLHDGDEVRLGDVVLVAHLTPGHTKGCTTWTMKMSEGGRVYHVVIVGSPNVNPGYRLVKSAVYPTMAQDYELTFRTLKSLPCDVFLGAHGSYFGMEEKFARQRAGDLNPFVDPEGYKAYVMEREQAFRKELAKQLGAGY from the coding sequence ATGCTACTTCGTTCCCTCTTGTTGACTTTCGTATTTGTCTGCGGTCTGTTTGCGCAGGATGACCCTGATTGGACCACTCCCCATGCGCCTTTTCGTGTGGCCGGCAACGTTTATTACGTGGGAAGCAAGGACCTGGCGTCCTATCTGATCACGACGTCGCAGGGACATATCTTGATCAACAGCAATTTGGAGAGCAGCGTTGCACAGATAAAGAAGAGTGTCGAAGCGCTTGGTTTCAAGTTCAGCGATGTGAAGATTTTGCTGATCAGCCATGCTCATCGCGATCACTGCGCGGGCAGCAAGCTGTTGAAGGAGTTGACCGGCGCGAAGTACATGGTGATGGATCGGGATGTACCGGTGGTGGAGTCGGGCGGGAAGGCCGATTTTCAATATGGCAAGGGGTCGAGTAACTGGTATCCAGCGGCGAAGGTTGATCGTGTGCTGCATGACGGCGATGAGGTTCGACTGGGGGATGTCGTGCTGGTTGCGCATCTAACCCCGGGCCACACAAAGGGGTGTACGACCTGGACGATGAAGATGAGTGAGGGCGGCAGGGTTTATCACGTTGTGATCGTTGGCAGCCCGAATGTAAATCCGGGATACAGGCTGGTGAAGAGCGCTGTCTATCCGACGATGGCGCAAGACTATGAGTTGACGTTTCGGACCTTGAAGTCGCTGCCTTGCGATGTGTTTCTGGGGGCGCACGGGAGCTATTTTGGGATGGAGGAAAAGTTCGCGAGACAGAGGGCTGGCGACCTCAACCCATTTGTGGATCCGGAGGGGTACAAGGCCTATGTGATGGAGCGGGAACAGGCATTTCGCAAGGAATTGGCAAAGCAGTTGGGAGCTGGGTACTGA
- a CDS encoding ATP-grasp domain-containing protein: MSCRQSLPIAIYYEQPNWFKPLFAELDRRGAKYVKLDAVEHSYGPEEHPEEKYAVVLNKMSPSAWNRGHGDQIFYTLGYLEHLESRGVRVVNGVKAYRSELSKAAQLSMLDALGLGYPKSHVIHRASQASAAAEGLRFPVVVKPNIGGSGSGVVKFHTKEHLAEASAMEGGLTLGMDSTGLVQEFVPARGSFIVRVEVLDGKYLYAIKIHITGETFDLCPADICKTPLGVELDRAACPIDAPKNGLTVEAFDTPPEVIEEVERLMVAAGIELGGVEFMVDDRDGVRMYYDINALSNFVADGQKVVGFDPFVKLADWLEDEARIVNERRAGVAELAGTR; the protein is encoded by the coding sequence ATGTCCTGCCGACAGTCTTTGCCTATTGCGATTTACTATGAGCAGCCGAACTGGTTCAAGCCTTTGTTTGCGGAGCTGGATCGTCGGGGTGCGAAGTACGTGAAGCTGGATGCGGTGGAGCATAGCTATGGGCCGGAGGAGCATCCGGAGGAGAAGTATGCCGTGGTGCTGAATAAGATGAGCCCTTCGGCGTGGAATCGCGGGCATGGGGATCAGATCTTCTACACGCTGGGTTATCTGGAGCATCTTGAGAGCCGTGGGGTTCGCGTGGTGAATGGCGTGAAGGCTTATCGGAGTGAGCTGTCGAAGGCGGCGCAGCTTTCAATGCTGGATGCGTTGGGGCTTGGCTATCCGAAATCTCATGTGATTCATCGTGCATCGCAGGCCAGTGCTGCGGCGGAGGGGTTGCGCTTCCCTGTTGTGGTGAAGCCGAACATCGGCGGCAGTGGGAGCGGTGTCGTGAAGTTCCATACGAAGGAGCATCTGGCGGAAGCCTCCGCGATGGAGGGCGGATTGACGCTGGGGATGGATTCGACCGGGCTGGTGCAGGAATTTGTGCCGGCTCGTGGGTCGTTCATCGTTCGGGTTGAGGTGTTGGACGGGAAGTATTTGTACGCGATCAAGATACACATTACCGGCGAGACGTTTGACCTTTGTCCGGCTGATATTTGCAAGACGCCGCTTGGGGTTGAGTTGGATCGAGCAGCTTGCCCGATTGATGCGCCGAAGAATGGGTTGACGGTTGAGGCCTTCGATACGCCGCCTGAGGTGATCGAAGAGGTAGAGCGGCTGATGGTTGCGGCGGGGATCGAGCTGGGTGGCGTGGAGTTTATGGTGGACGATCGCGATGGCGTGAGGATGTACTACGACATCAATGCGCTGTCGAACTTTGTGGCGGATGGGCAGAAGGTCGTGGGCTTCGATCCGTTTGTGAAGCTGGCGGATTGGCTGGAGGATGAGGCGCGGATTGTGAATGAACGACGGGCGGGTGTGGCAGAGCTGGCGGGGACACGCTGA
- a CDS encoding TonB-dependent receptor: MFLPAPRSAISLLLALAAALFTVPLARAVIVRGTVTTPLGVPLGNARIQLIQGRSVAAFTFSLMDGTYEIRSGLPGRFVLLTSASPFTPSIGDAFYGGRTAIITRNIVLEYATVTPQLAVTATGIPTPIQQIPAAITLIPKQDLETQINILNDLRQDPGTNAIQTGQAGGPIGLYVRGGSPDANKILIDGVPAANIGGDFDFSTIATTTLAGPEIYRGANSALYGTGAEASVVRLATTRSNFLRPTLDYTGDAGNFHTYRNEAILSGTLKRLDYQAAFSRFNTSNALPRDEYHLTTSTANIGYNIFSNTTARFTLRNADSAVGLPQAHDIYGFSASGKQADQNLVSGLTIENTLAGNWHNLARYGISRHREQEQQFDQLPNGAIQYGDIVTLRGANGYTAIGQAAFLSPTLDNVHNRDELYYQTDYTFPYRIAALFSFHYEDERGRLYNPTTGFNQQTQRTNFQYTLQLQGDIRHRLFYSLGGAIERNHLYGTAGTPRLGLTYVPVRPGHRAFHGTSLRASAATGVQEPTLEDQFTSLRTLLDETGNQSAIVTYNIRPVAAERSRTFDLAVDQNILNQKLILKAGYFHNQFSHQLERLAPNGLEQYFNIPANIALQVPNASLNSLAYRAQGLELELQYQPLTHLFLRGGYTYLASLVEQSFTSDNVSPAFNPDLPGIPIGALSPIVGNRPFNRPPSTGFFAVQYTASRFSAAIKGALASRSDDSTFQLHNDRNGGNTLLLPNQDLDFGYAKLDLNLLFNATRHVTAFTQLDNLLGQQHIGPIGYPGLPFTIRAGMKIRIGGN; this comes from the coding sequence ATGTTCCTTCCGGCGCCCCGTAGCGCGATCAGCCTCCTTCTCGCCCTCGCCGCCGCTCTCTTCACCGTCCCGCTTGCCAGAGCCGTCATCGTTCGAGGCACCGTAACCACTCCCCTCGGAGTCCCTCTCGGCAACGCCCGCATCCAGCTCATACAAGGCCGCAGCGTCGCCGCCTTCACCTTTAGTCTCATGGACGGCACCTATGAGATCCGCAGCGGACTCCCCGGCCGCTTCGTCCTCCTCACCTCCGCCTCGCCCTTCACTCCCAGCATCGGAGACGCCTTCTACGGCGGTCGCACCGCAATCATCACTCGCAACATCGTCCTCGAATACGCCACCGTCACCCCGCAACTCGCCGTCACCGCCACCGGCATCCCCACGCCAATCCAACAGATCCCCGCCGCTATCACGCTCATTCCGAAGCAAGACCTCGAGACCCAGATCAACATACTCAACGACCTCCGCCAGGACCCCGGCACCAACGCGATCCAGACCGGCCAGGCGGGCGGCCCCATCGGCCTCTACGTCCGCGGCGGCAGTCCCGACGCCAACAAGATCCTCATCGACGGCGTCCCCGCAGCCAACATCGGCGGCGACTTCGACTTCAGCACCATCGCCACCACCACCCTCGCCGGCCCCGAGATCTATCGCGGAGCCAACAGCGCCCTCTATGGCACCGGTGCCGAAGCCTCCGTCGTCCGCCTCGCCACCACTCGCAGCAACTTCCTCCGTCCCACTCTCGACTACACCGGCGACGCAGGAAACTTCCACACCTACCGCAACGAAGCCATCCTCTCCGGCACCTTAAAAAGGCTCGACTACCAGGCCGCCTTCAGCCGCTTCAACACCTCCAACGCACTCCCGCGCGACGAGTACCACCTCACCACGAGCACCGCCAACATCGGCTACAACATCTTTTCGAACACCACCGCCCGCTTCACCCTCCGCAATGCCGACTCCGCCGTAGGCCTGCCGCAAGCGCACGACATCTACGGCTTCTCCGCCTCCGGCAAGCAAGCCGATCAGAATCTCGTCTCCGGCCTCACCATCGAAAACACCTTGGCAGGGAACTGGCACAACCTCGCCCGCTACGGCATCAGCCGCCATCGCGAACAAGAGCAGCAGTTCGATCAACTCCCCAACGGCGCCATCCAATACGGCGACATCGTCACCCTCCGCGGAGCCAACGGCTACACCGCAATCGGACAAGCCGCCTTCCTCTCACCCACCCTCGACAACGTCCACAATCGCGACGAGCTCTACTACCAGACCGACTACACCTTCCCCTACCGCATCGCCGCCCTCTTCAGCTTCCACTACGAAGACGAGCGCGGCCGCCTCTACAACCCCACCACCGGCTTCAACCAGCAGACCCAGCGCACCAACTTCCAGTACACCCTCCAGCTTCAAGGCGACATCCGCCACCGCCTCTTCTACTCCCTCGGCGGAGCCATCGAGCGCAACCACCTCTACGGCACCGCAGGCACCCCGCGCCTAGGCCTCACCTACGTGCCCGTCCGCCCCGGCCATCGCGCATTCCACGGCACCAGCCTCCGCGCCAGCGCCGCCACCGGCGTACAGGAACCCACCCTCGAAGACCAGTTCACCAGCCTCCGCACCCTCCTTGACGAGACCGGCAATCAATCCGCAATCGTCACCTACAACATCCGCCCAGTCGCCGCCGAACGCTCCCGCACCTTCGACCTCGCCGTCGACCAGAACATCCTCAACCAGAAGCTCATCCTCAAAGCCGGCTACTTCCACAACCAGTTCAGCCATCAGCTCGAGCGCCTCGCCCCCAACGGCCTCGAACAATACTTCAACATCCCCGCTAACATCGCCCTGCAAGTCCCCAACGCCTCACTGAACTCCCTCGCCTACCGCGCCCAGGGCCTCGAACTCGAGCTCCAATACCAGCCCCTCACGCATCTCTTCCTCCGCGGCGGCTACACCTACCTCGCCTCGCTGGTCGAGCAGTCCTTCACCTCCGACAACGTCTCTCCTGCCTTCAACCCTGACCTCCCCGGCATCCCCATCGGCGCGCTCTCTCCCATCGTCGGCAATCGCCCCTTCAACCGCCCACCCAGCACCGGCTTCTTCGCCGTGCAGTACACCGCCAGCAGATTCTCCGCCGCCATCAAAGGCGCGCTCGCCAGCCGCAGTGACGACTCCACCTTCCAGCTTCACAACGACCGCAACGGCGGCAATACGCTCCTGCTCCCCAACCAGGACCTCGACTTCGGCTACGCCAAGCTCGATCTCAACCTCCTCTTCAACGCCACTCGACACGTCACAGCCTTCACCCAGCTCGACAATCTTCTCGGCCAGCAGCACATCGGCCCCATCGGCTACCCCGGCCTGCCCTTCACCATCCGCGCCGGAATGAAGATCCGCATCGGCGGCAACTAA
- a CDS encoding quinone oxidoreductase family protein: MQAIQILTTGSADVLTLTDLPTPAPGPGEALIRIEASGVNFIDTYFREGRYPAKLPYTLGQEAAGTIVSVAPDVTTFKPGDRVAWCLIPGTYAQFAVAPATRLVAIPEGVTTQQAAAAILQGMTAHYLLHSAYPVQSGDEILIHAGAGGTGLLFIQMAKALGARVFTTVSNEEKATLARAAGADEIIFYTKEDFAAKVKSLTGNKGLPVVYDSVGKTTFEQSLQCLRPRGLVVLFGGASGAVPPFDLIRLSTMGSLYVTRPTLKDYIATRAELEHRAKEVFDAVANNTLRLRIEHVYPLADAAQAHRDLESRRTTGKLLLIP, translated from the coding sequence ATGCAAGCCATCCAGATCCTCACCACCGGCTCCGCCGACGTCCTAACCCTCACCGACCTCCCCACGCCAGCCCCCGGTCCCGGCGAAGCCCTCATCCGCATCGAAGCCTCCGGCGTCAACTTCATCGACACCTACTTCCGCGAGGGCCGTTACCCCGCCAAACTCCCCTACACCCTCGGCCAGGAGGCCGCCGGCACCATCGTCTCCGTCGCCCCCGACGTCACCACCTTCAAACCCGGCGACCGCGTAGCCTGGTGCCTCATCCCCGGCACCTACGCCCAGTTCGCGGTAGCTCCCGCCACCCGCCTCGTAGCAATCCCCGAAGGCGTCACCACCCAGCAAGCCGCCGCCGCCATCCTCCAGGGCATGACCGCCCACTATCTTCTTCACTCCGCCTACCCCGTCCAGTCCGGCGACGAGATCCTCATCCACGCCGGCGCAGGCGGTACTGGCCTCCTCTTCATCCAGATGGCCAAAGCCCTCGGCGCCCGCGTCTTCACCACCGTCTCCAACGAAGAAAAAGCCACCCTCGCCCGCGCAGCCGGGGCAGACGAGATCATCTTCTACACCAAAGAGGACTTCGCCGCGAAGGTCAAATCCCTAACCGGCAACAAGGGCCTGCCAGTCGTCTACGACTCCGTCGGCAAGACCACCTTCGAGCAGTCTCTCCAGTGCCTTCGTCCCCGAGGCCTCGTCGTTCTCTTCGGTGGCGCCAGCGGAGCCGTCCCGCCCTTCGACCTCATCCGTCTCTCCACCATGGGCTCCCTCTACGTCACCCGCCCCACCCTCAAGGACTACATCGCCACCCGCGCCGAACTCGAACACCGCGCCAAAGAGGTCTTCGATGCAGTCGCCAACAATACCCTCAGGCTTCGCATAGAGCACGTCTACCCACTCGCCGACGCCGCGCAGGCCCATCGCGATCTCGAGTCCCGCAGAACCACCGGCAAGCTCCTCCTAATCCCATAA